A single genomic interval of Bradyrhizobium sp. AZCC 1693 harbors:
- a CDS encoding arylesterase: MARSYGTSATRVEGLKRMFAHIRVLIMALMTAGPVWAQAQAQVPATAPAKPVKMVVLGDSLSAGLGLQASAAFPARLQKALSDKGIKVDMINAGVSGDTSSGGRDRLDWSIPEGTEAVILELGANDALRGIDPAVTRAALTDILTRLKARKIAVLMCGMLAPPNYGSEYAARFNAIYPELAKSFGVPLYPFFLEGVAAEAKLNQADGLHPTAEGVDAIVKNILPMVEAFLGTISGQRS; the protein is encoded by the coding sequence ATGGCTCGGTCATATGGCACTTCAGCCACTCGGGTCGAGGGCTTGAAACGGATGTTTGCGCACATACGCGTGTTGATTATGGCTTTGATGACGGCGGGGCCGGTTTGGGCCCAAGCTCAGGCTCAAGTCCCGGCTACCGCGCCGGCCAAACCGGTCAAAATGGTCGTGCTCGGCGATTCCTTGAGCGCAGGCCTCGGCCTACAGGCCTCGGCGGCGTTCCCGGCTCGCCTGCAAAAAGCGTTGAGCGACAAAGGGATAAAGGTCGACATGATCAATGCCGGGGTATCCGGCGATACCTCGTCTGGCGGCCGCGACCGTCTGGACTGGTCGATCCCGGAGGGAACAGAGGCGGTGATTCTCGAACTCGGCGCCAACGACGCGCTGCGCGGGATCGACCCCGCCGTCACCCGTGCCGCGCTGACCGATATCCTGACGCGGCTGAAGGCGCGCAAGATCGCGGTTCTCATGTGCGGAATGCTTGCCCCGCCCAATTACGGCAGCGAATATGCCGCGCGCTTCAATGCGATCTATCCGGAGCTTGCCAAATCCTTCGGTGTCCCGCTTTACCCGTTTTTCCTGGAAGGGGTCGCCGCCGAAGCCAAACTCAACCAGGCGGACGGGCTGCATCCGACCGCCGAGGGCGTCGATGCCATCGTGAAGAATATTCTGCCTATGGTGGAGGCATTTCTCGGCACGATCTCCGGGCAGCGGAGTTGA
- a CDS encoding ABC transporter permease encodes MTTISEPVYRSRASSLALRYALRELRGGLRGFYVFIACIALGVMAIAGVGSVAASLSEGLTREGRTLLGGDVAFSLIQREAKPEETAFLRTRGQVSVAATLRVMARSNDGKLALVELKAVDGNYPMLGELTLDPKIPMADLLAERQETSGAAFGAAVDSTLLARLDLKLGDRITIGNASFQIRSVVGAEPDKLAGNVGLGPRVLVGEASLRATGLLQPGSLVRWIYRLKLPDNAADDRAATQLVDNARSALPEAGWEIRSRGNASPQLERTINRFTQFLTLVGLAALLVGGVGVANAVKSHIDRRRDVIASFKALGATGRDVFTIYLTQVVVLAGIGSVIGLAAGAALPFVIVGVFGKVLPLPVIPALHADELALSFIYGLLTALAFGLWPLGRVHDVPVAALFREEVAREWHRPRWGYLALMAVVIALLVAVAIGLAYDKRVAAVFVVSSVAVFALLRGVAAGLMALARRMPRSRITMLRLAIANIHRPGALTPSVVMSLGLGLAVLVTITQIDGNLRRQFLAALPERAPSFYFIDIPTADADRFGAFLKQVAPQSTVEDVPMLRGRIVGARGLKADQLKPSQDSEWVLQSDRGLTYTAEIPKGSKIVEGEWWRADYSGPPLVSMEKKIADGLKLKIGDEIVVNVLGRDIPARISNLRNIDWQGLGINFVLVFSPNAFKGAPHSHVATLSEAHPDPTGDAAIIKQVADAFPMVTSVRVREALETVGTVVTNLVLAIRGASAVTLVSAILVLGGALAAGHRHRVYDAVILKTLGATRVRLLGAYALEYLMIGLATAVFGVIAGSIAAWLIVTRLMTLSFIWQAGSAAGVVAAALVVTVGLGLAGTLLALNQKPASVLRNL; translated from the coding sequence ATGACCACCATTTCCGAACCGGTCTATCGCAGCCGCGCATCATCCCTGGCGCTGCGCTACGCGCTGCGCGAATTGCGCGGCGGCTTGCGCGGCTTTTATGTCTTCATCGCCTGCATTGCGCTCGGCGTGATGGCGATTGCCGGCGTCGGCTCGGTCGCCGCTAGCCTCAGCGAAGGTTTGACCCGCGAGGGCCGCACGCTGCTCGGCGGCGACGTCGCATTCTCGCTGATCCAGCGCGAGGCCAAGCCGGAGGAAACAGCCTTCCTGCGCACGCGCGGCCAAGTTTCGGTCGCGGCGACGCTGCGTGTAATGGCTCGCAGCAACGACGGCAAGCTGGCGCTGGTCGAACTCAAGGCGGTGGACGGCAACTACCCGATGCTAGGGGAGCTGACGCTCGATCCCAAAATCCCGATGGCGGATCTGTTGGCCGAACGCCAAGAAACTTCTGGAGCCGCGTTCGGCGCGGCGGTGGATTCCACGCTGCTGGCGCGGCTCGACCTGAAGCTCGGCGACCGCATCACAATCGGCAACGCCAGCTTCCAGATCCGCAGCGTGGTCGGCGCCGAGCCGGACAAGCTTGCCGGCAATGTCGGATTGGGCCCCCGCGTTCTCGTCGGCGAAGCGAGCCTGCGCGCCACCGGCTTGCTGCAGCCCGGCAGCCTGGTGCGCTGGATCTACCGGCTCAAGCTGCCGGACAACGCAGCCGACGACCGCGCCGCGACCCAACTGGTCGACAATGCACGCAGCGCCCTCCCCGAGGCCGGCTGGGAAATCCGCAGCCGCGGCAACGCCTCGCCGCAACTCGAACGCACCATCAACCGCTTCACCCAGTTCCTGACACTGGTCGGCCTCGCAGCGCTTCTGGTCGGCGGCGTCGGCGTCGCCAACGCGGTCAAGAGCCACATCGATCGCCGCCGCGACGTCATCGCCTCGTTCAAGGCGCTCGGCGCCACCGGCCGCGACGTCTTTACGATCTACCTGACGCAGGTGGTCGTGCTGGCCGGGATAGGCTCGGTGATCGGGCTCGCCGCCGGCGCGGCCTTGCCGTTCGTCATCGTCGGCGTGTTCGGCAAGGTGCTGCCGCTGCCCGTGATCCCTGCGCTACATGCCGACGAACTGGCGCTGTCGTTCATCTACGGCCTGCTCACCGCGCTCGCCTTCGGATTATGGCCGCTCGGCCGCGTGCACGACGTGCCGGTCGCGGCCTTGTTTCGCGAGGAGGTCGCGCGCGAATGGCACCGGCCGCGCTGGGGTTATCTCGCGCTGATGGCGGTCGTCATCGCGCTGCTGGTCGCCGTCGCCATCGGGCTCGCCTATGACAAGCGGGTCGCCGCCGTCTTCGTCGTCTCCTCGGTTGCGGTGTTTGCGCTGCTGCGCGGTGTCGCCGCCGGCCTGATGGCGCTGGCACGCCGCATGCCGCGCAGCCGCATCACCATGCTGCGACTGGCCATTGCCAACATCCACCGGCCCGGCGCGCTGACGCCCTCGGTCGTGATGTCGCTCGGCCTTGGCCTCGCGGTGCTGGTCACGATCACCCAGATCGACGGCAATCTGCGCCGGCAATTCCTGGCCGCGCTGCCGGAGCGCGCGCCCTCGTTCTACTTCATCGACATCCCGACCGCCGACGCCGATCGCTTCGGCGCCTTTCTCAAGCAGGTGGCGCCGCAATCGACGGTTGAGGACGTGCCGATGCTGCGCGGACGCATCGTCGGCGCCCGCGGCCTCAAGGCCGACCAGCTCAAGCCGTCGCAGGATTCTGAATGGGTGCTGCAGAGCGACCGCGGCCTGACCTATACCGCCGAAATCCCCAAGGGCTCGAAGATCGTCGAGGGCGAATGGTGGCGCGCGGATTATAGCGGCCCGCCGCTGGTCTCGATGGAAAAGAAGATCGCCGACGGCCTGAAGCTCAAAATCGGCGACGAGATCGTGGTCAACGTGCTCGGCCGCGACATCCCGGCCAGGATCAGCAATTTGCGCAACATCGACTGGCAGGGGCTCGGCATCAATTTCGTGCTGGTGTTCTCGCCCAACGCCTTCAAGGGCGCGCCGCACAGCCATGTCGCGACCCTGTCCGAGGCTCACCCGGATCCCACCGGCGACGCGGCGATCATCAAGCAGGTGGCGGATGCTTTTCCGATGGTCACCAGCGTTCGGGTCCGTGAGGCGCTGGAAACCGTCGGCACTGTGGTCACCAACCTCGTGCTCGCCATCCGCGGTGCCAGCGCGGTGACGCTGGTCTCGGCGATCCTGGTGCTGGGCGGCGCGCTGGCGGCCGGCCACCGCCACCGGGTCTATGACGCTGTCATCCTGAAGACGCTCGGCGCGACCCGGGTGCGCCTGCTCGGCGCCTACGCGCTGGAATACCTGATGATCGGCCTCGCCACGGCGGTTTTCGGCGTGATCGCGGGTTCGATCGCGGCCTGGCTGATCGTGACCCGGCTGATGACGCTCAGTTTCATCTGGCAGGCTGGCAGCGCCGCAGGCGTGGTCGCCGCCGCCCTGGTCGTCACGGTAGGCCTCGGGCTCGCCGGGACGTTGTTGGCCCTGAACCAGAAGCCGGCCAGCGTGCTACGGAATTTGTGA
- a CDS encoding GNAT family N-acetyltransferase: MSAAEIRPATEADLPAITEIYEHAVRYGTATFELVPPDLAEMTRRFNVLVNGGFPYFAASVEGDVIGYAYAGPYRPRPAYRFTVENSVYLQPSIHRRGIGLQLMQRLIAECEARGYRQMIAVIGDSANAGSIGVHTRTGFQMIGTHPSVGFKFGRWLDTVMMQRALGEGSTTLPAS, translated from the coding sequence ATGTCCGCCGCTGAAATCCGGCCCGCCACCGAGGCCGACCTCCCCGCCATCACTGAAATCTACGAGCATGCCGTGCGCTACGGCACCGCGACGTTCGAGCTCGTCCCGCCGGATTTGGCCGAGATGACCCGGCGGTTCAACGTCCTGGTGAACGGCGGCTTCCCCTATTTCGCGGCCTCGGTCGAAGGCGATGTGATCGGCTACGCCTATGCCGGCCCTTATCGGCCGCGGCCGGCCTATCGTTTCACGGTGGAGAACTCGGTCTACTTGCAGCCCTCGATCCACCGCCGCGGCATCGGCCTGCAACTGATGCAGCGGCTGATCGCCGAATGCGAGGCGCGCGGCTACCGGCAGATGATCGCGGTGATCGGCGATTCCGCCAATGCCGGCTCAATCGGCGTTCACACCAGGACTGGCTTCCAGATGATCGGAACCCATCCGAGCGTCGGCTTCAAATTCGGGCGCTGGCTGGACACGGTCATGATGCAGCGTGCGCTCGGCGAAGGCAGCACGACGCTCCCCGCTTCGTAG
- a CDS encoding Bax inhibitor-1/YccA family protein: MSDLDRNYVSPFGRAAGRVDAAAVDAGLRAYMLRIYNYMSIGLAITGLAALGVYMAAVTTDQAGAVARFGNAYLTQFGYAMYVSPLKWLFILAPLAMVFAISAGINRLRPATAQMLFWVFSALMGISLSSIFLVYTHTSIVRVFFITAATFGALSLYGYTTKRDMSGMGSFLFMGLIGIIIASLVNLFLASSMLQFIVSVVGVLVFAGLTAWDTQRLKNEYIYGYASGGADVEERAAITGALSLYLNFINLFTLLLQLLGQRD; the protein is encoded by the coding sequence ATGTCGGACCTAGACCGTAACTACGTATCTCCTTTCGGCCGGGCCGCCGGACGCGTTGACGCTGCGGCCGTCGATGCCGGTCTGCGCGCCTACATGCTGCGCATCTACAACTACATGAGCATCGGCCTGGCGATCACCGGCCTTGCCGCCCTCGGCGTCTACATGGCTGCGGTGACCACCGATCAGGCCGGCGCCGTCGCCAGGTTCGGCAACGCCTACCTGACGCAGTTCGGCTACGCGATGTACGTCAGCCCTCTGAAGTGGCTGTTCATCCTCGCACCGCTGGCCATGGTGTTTGCGATCTCGGCCGGCATCAACCGGCTGCGTCCTGCGACCGCCCAGATGCTGTTCTGGGTGTTCTCGGCGCTGATGGGCATTTCGCTGTCGTCGATCTTCCTGGTGTATACGCACACCTCGATCGTGCGGGTGTTCTTCATCACCGCGGCCACCTTCGGCGCACTGAGCCTGTACGGCTACACCACCAAGCGTGACATGAGCGGCATGGGGTCGTTCCTGTTCATGGGCCTGATCGGCATCATCATCGCGAGCCTGGTCAACCTGTTCCTGGCCAGCTCGATGCTGCAGTTCATCGTCTCGGTGGTCGGCGTGCTGGTGTTCGCGGGCCTCACCGCCTGGGATACCCAGCGGCTGAAGAACGAGTACATCTACGGCTATGCCTCGGGAGGCGCTGACGTTGAGGAGCGTGCGGCGATTACCGGTGCGCTGTCGCTCTACCTGAACTTCATCAACCTGTTCACGCTGCTGTTGCAGCTGCTCGGCCAGCGCGACTAA
- a CDS encoding ABC transporter ATP-binding protein has translation MDSRIETSSLAGVEPDTISISNVNLSLGSGAARVHILKDISLRVAPGEAIGLIGPSGSGKSTLLMVMAGLERPDSGEVVVNGTPFNALDEDALARFRGRQVGIVFQSFHLIPTMTALENVAVPLELAGNPDAAARAAQELASVGLGERLHHYPTQLSGGEQQRVALARALAPDPAILVADEPTGNLDEITGKQIVDMLFTKHAERGMTLVLVTHDSSLAQRCDRVVRLRSGRIDGHS, from the coding sequence ATGGACAGTCGCATCGAAACCTCTTCACTGGCCGGCGTCGAGCCGGACACCATTTCCATTTCCAACGTCAACCTCTCGCTCGGTTCAGGCGCCGCTCGCGTTCATATCCTGAAAGATATCAGCCTTCGTGTGGCACCGGGCGAGGCGATCGGCCTGATCGGACCCTCTGGTTCCGGCAAATCCACCTTGCTGATGGTGATGGCGGGGCTGGAGCGTCCTGACAGCGGAGAGGTGGTGGTCAACGGTACCCCGTTCAATGCTCTCGACGAGGATGCGCTGGCCCGCTTTCGCGGCCGCCAGGTCGGCATCGTGTTCCAGTCGTTTCATCTGATCCCTACCATGACGGCGCTGGAAAACGTCGCGGTGCCGCTGGAGCTCGCCGGAAATCCCGACGCGGCAGCGCGCGCGGCGCAGGAGCTGGCGTCCGTCGGGCTCGGCGAGCGCCTGCACCACTATCCGACACAATTGTCCGGAGGCGAGCAGCAGCGCGTGGCGCTCGCCCGCGCGCTGGCGCCGGATCCCGCCATTCTCGTTGCGGACGAGCCGACCGGCAATCTCGACGAAATCACCGGCAAGCAGATCGTCGACATGCTCTTCACCAAACACGCCGAGCGCGGCATGACGCTGGTGCTGGTGACGCACGACAGTTCGCTGGCGCAGCGCTGCGACCGCGTGGTGCGGCTGCGCTCGGGCCGGATCGACGGACATTCATGA
- the zapE gene encoding cell division protein ZapE, protein MLSTDPTSFRAQYQALVSSGAIEADPAQADAAEAFSALEERLSSYKPARKLSLLGRLFGDKSEAPPRGLYVHGEVGRGKTMLMDLFFQHSPVQHKRRAHFHEFMAEAHEKIYAYRQNIARGEIADGDVIELTANAIFDEAWLLCFDEFHVTDIADAMILGRLFSKLFELGTVVVATSNVAPEDLYKGGLNRALFLPFISQIADRMDVLRLDARTDFRLEKLAGVKMWLTNDPEAEFVLNRAWGRMTGNAPCKSRDIAIKGRKLHVPCSAHGVARFSFADICEKPLAASDYLRLAHDYHTILIDRIPVMDYPERNAAKRFISLIDTLYDNAVKLMASAEADPMSLYLAAGGNEANEFKRTSSRLIEMSSESYLALPHGRKDSAASGSSTGLVET, encoded by the coding sequence ATGCTGTCGACTGACCCCACCTCGTTCCGCGCACAGTATCAGGCGCTGGTTTCCTCCGGCGCGATCGAGGCCGATCCCGCGCAGGCCGACGCCGCCGAGGCGTTCTCAGCGCTCGAGGAGCGGCTTTCCAGCTACAAGCCGGCGCGCAAGCTCAGCCTGCTTGGCCGGCTGTTCGGCGACAAGAGCGAGGCCCCGCCGCGCGGGCTTTACGTTCATGGCGAGGTCGGCCGCGGCAAGACCATGCTGATGGACCTGTTCTTTCAGCACTCACCGGTCCAGCACAAGCGCCGCGCCCATTTCCACGAATTCATGGCCGAGGCGCATGAGAAGATCTACGCTTATCGCCAGAACATCGCGCGCGGCGAAATTGCAGACGGCGACGTTATCGAGCTGACAGCCAACGCCATCTTCGACGAGGCCTGGCTGTTGTGCTTCGACGAATTCCACGTCACCGACATCGCCGACGCCATGATCCTGGGGCGGCTGTTCTCAAAACTGTTCGAACTCGGCACGGTGGTGGTGGCGACCTCGAACGTCGCGCCCGAAGACCTCTACAAGGGCGGGCTCAACCGTGCACTGTTCCTGCCGTTCATTTCGCAGATCGCAGATCGCATGGACGTGCTGCGGCTCGACGCGCGCACTGATTTCCGCCTGGAAAAACTCGCCGGCGTGAAGATGTGGCTGACGAACGATCCGGAAGCCGAATTCGTCCTCAACCGCGCCTGGGGCAGGATGACCGGCAACGCGCCGTGCAAGTCGCGCGACATCGCTATCAAGGGCCGCAAGCTGCATGTGCCGTGCTCGGCGCACGGCGTGGCGCGGTTTTCCTTTGCCGATATCTGCGAAAAGCCGCTGGCCGCGTCGGACTATTTGCGGCTGGCGCATGATTATCACACCATCCTGATCGACCGCATTCCGGTCATGGATTACCCTGAGAGGAACGCCGCCAAGCGTTTCATCTCGCTGATCGACACGCTCTATGACAATGCCGTGAAGCTGATGGCGTCAGCCGAAGCCGATCCGATGTCGCTCTATCTGGCGGCCGGGGGCAATGAGGCCAACGAGTTCAAGCGGACCTCGTCACGGCTGATCGAAATGAGCTCGGAATCCTACCTGGCGTTGCCGCATGGCCGGAAGGATTCCGCGGCGAGCGGGTCGAGTACGGGGCTGGTGGAGACGTAG
- a CDS encoding DUF2794 domain-containing protein — translation MSSISEDTDPSESRAVARPATAVPPPNRVTFNRLELNRILNLYGRMVADGEWRDYAIDFLKDRAVFSVFRRASEVPIYRIEKDPRLARKQGMYSVISATGLILRRGHELERVLLVIDRKLALV, via the coding sequence ATGAGCTCGATATCGGAGGACACCGATCCAAGCGAGAGCCGCGCAGTGGCGCGCCCCGCCACTGCAGTTCCACCGCCAAATCGTGTCACGTTCAATCGTCTCGAACTCAACCGTATCCTCAATCTGTATGGGCGCATGGTCGCCGACGGCGAATGGCGCGACTACGCCATCGACTTCCTGAAAGACCGCGCGGTGTTTTCGGTCTTCCGCCGCGCTTCCGAAGTGCCGATTTACCGGATCGAGAAGGATCCGCGGCTGGCGCGCAAGCAGGGCATGTATAGCGTGATCTCCGCGACCGGCCTGATCCTGCGCCGCGGCCACGAACTCGAACGCGTGCTGCTGGTGATCGATCGCAAGCTGGCGCTGGTGTAG
- the thpR gene encoding RNA 2',3'-cyclic phosphodiesterase: protein MPRLFAGLEIPAEIGQSLSNLRGGLPGARWIDPENYHVTLRFIGDIDGMSANEIASMLFRINRKPFEVKVQGLQSFGGKKPRAVVASVEPSRPLIELQAELERLMQRLGLDPEGRKFIPHVTLARLHDASSQDVADYLSVRGYFPSRTFMASRFVLFSSRASTGGGPYVVEDSYALSA from the coding sequence ATGCCGCGTTTGTTTGCTGGACTGGAAATTCCGGCCGAGATCGGCCAGAGCCTTTCCAATTTGCGTGGCGGCCTTCCCGGCGCCCGCTGGATCGATCCCGAAAATTACCACGTCACCTTGCGCTTCATCGGCGATATCGACGGCATGTCGGCGAATGAAATCGCCTCGATGCTGTTTCGGATCAACCGCAAGCCGTTCGAGGTCAAGGTGCAGGGCCTGCAAAGCTTTGGCGGCAAGAAACCGCGCGCGGTGGTCGCTTCCGTCGAGCCGAGCCGGCCGCTGATCGAGCTGCAGGCCGAACTCGAACGGCTGATGCAGCGGCTCGGACTCGATCCGGAGGGGCGAAAATTCATCCCCCATGTGACGCTGGCGCGGCTGCATGACGCGTCGAGCCAGGACGTTGCCGATTATCTCTCGGTGCGCGGCTATTTTCCGAGCCGCACATTCATGGCATCGCGCTTCGTGCTGTTTTCGTCGCGGGCCTCCACCGGCGGCGGACCCTATGTGGTCGAGGATTCCTACGCACTGAGTGCGTGA
- a CDS encoding DUF1223 domain-containing protein, giving the protein MTAMMAYSGISRWSGALGVCAIIAVIRPAHADPRAVVELFTSQGCSSCPPADRIVGELAKDPNVIALSMPIDYWDYLGWKDTLADSRFSARQKAYSHVRGDRNLYTPQMIVNGSAQVIGSDRAAIEGAIKNTSKAEGVMSVPVTMTLSGKLINVSVEASKVSATGRGEVWLCSVSRAVPISIGRGENRGQQITYYNVVRNLVKVGDWNGGAGSWTIPVENISREGVDAAIVYVQDGNREKPGAMLGAAYTELR; this is encoded by the coding sequence ATGACAGCGATGATGGCCTATAGCGGCATATCGCGGTGGTCCGGTGCGCTCGGTGTCTGCGCGATCATCGCCGTCATTCGCCCGGCGCATGCCGATCCGCGCGCCGTGGTTGAACTGTTCACGTCGCAGGGCTGTTCGTCGTGTCCGCCGGCCGACAGGATCGTCGGCGAACTCGCAAAAGATCCCAACGTGATCGCGCTGAGCATGCCGATCGACTACTGGGATTATCTCGGCTGGAAGGACACGCTGGCGGACTCGCGGTTCAGCGCGCGTCAAAAAGCCTATTCGCATGTGCGCGGCGACCGCAACCTCTATACGCCGCAGATGATCGTCAATGGCTCGGCGCAGGTGATCGGCAGCGATCGTGCCGCGATCGAGGGCGCCATCAAGAACACGAGCAAGGCCGAGGGCGTGATGTCGGTGCCGGTGACGATGACGTTGTCGGGCAAGCTGATCAACGTCTCGGTCGAGGCGAGCAAGGTGTCGGCGACGGGTCGCGGCGAAGTCTGGCTTTGCTCGGTCTCGCGGGCGGTGCCGATTTCGATCGGGCGCGGCGAGAATCGCGGCCAACAAATCACCTACTACAACGTGGTGCGCAATCTCGTGAAGGTCGGAGACTGGAACGGCGGCGCGGGAAGCTGGACCATCCCGGTGGAGAATATTTCCCGCGAAGGCGTCGATGCCGCGATCGTCTATGTCCAGGACGGCAACCGCGAAAAGCCGGGCGCGATGCTTGGCGCCGCCTACACCGAGCTGCGATAG